The proteins below are encoded in one region of Candidatus Anaeroferrophillus wilburensis:
- a CDS encoding TrkA family potassium uptake protein, which yields MRLFVVIGLGSFGYYAAKRLYALGQEVMVIDHDKELVQSIKDQVSRAVVADATDRESLERLGLADVDVALVSVGDRLDTSILITLYLKEMGVKEVVVKAVTDDHGKILEKIGASMVIFPERDSGVRLADRLGSENVIEHLPLSEGYGIMEMAADKGIIGQTLRTLKLRNRYGIQVIAIKEMVPERMHFPPDPDFVIKDSDMLIVVGPDEGLEALKRKPLI from the coding sequence ATGAGACTGTTTGTGGTTATCGGTTTGGGCAGTTTTGGCTATTATGCCGCAAAACGGCTTTATGCTCTGGGGCAGGAGGTGATGGTTATTGACCATGACAAAGAACTGGTCCAGAGCATCAAGGATCAGGTTTCCCGGGCGGTGGTGGCAGATGCCACGGACCGGGAAAGTCTTGAACGGCTCGGACTTGCTGATGTTGACGTGGCCCTGGTCAGTGTTGGTGACCGGCTTGATACCAGTATCCTGATTACCCTGTATCTCAAGGAGATGGGGGTGAAGGAGGTGGTGGTGAAGGCGGTTACCGATGACCATGGTAAAATACTTGAGAAGATCGGCGCCAGCATGGTGATTTTCCCTGAGCGTGATTCCGGGGTACGGCTGGCAGATCGCCTCGGTTCGGAGAACGTCATTGAGCATTTGCCCCTCAGTGAGGGCTACGGCATCATGGAGATGGCGGCGGATAAAGGCATCATTGGTCAAACACTACGGACCCTCAAGCTGAGAAACCGCTACGGCATCCAGGTTATTGCCATCAAGGAGATGGTGCCCGAGCGGATGCACTTTCCCCCTGATCCTGATTTTGTTATTAAAGACAGTGATATGCTTATTGTCGTCGGTCCGGACGAGGGGCTTGAAGCTCTGAAGAGAAAACCGCTCATATAA
- a CDS encoding DegT/DnrJ/EryC1/StrS family aminotransferase: MQFVDLTAQYRAYQKEIDAAVAAVLTTSQFIGGPAINELEMKLAAMVGVDHGIACASGTDALLLSLMALGIGPGDEVVTTPFTFIATAETIALVGATPVFIDIEPDTYMINPDLLEDVVSPRTKAIIAVDIFGFSADYGRLQAFADCHGVALIEDAAQSLGGRWQDKQCGSFGTLAATSFFPAKPLGCYGDGGMIFTRDAECAERLSMLRNHGQNQRYHHQLLGVNSRLDTLQAAVLLAKLPFFETEIDRRRTIAARYSSAFAASFQVPVEKIGSRSVYAQYSLRSKFRDRILETLRKAGIPTAIHYPIPLHRQEVFAHLGYQEGCLPIAEQVCKEIFSLPVHPFLSDAEVEMIIDCSIGALKS, encoded by the coding sequence ATGCAGTTTGTTGACCTGACGGCCCAGTACCGGGCTTATCAAAAGGAAATTGATGCGGCTGTGGCTGCGGTTCTGACCACGTCCCAGTTTATCGGCGGCCCTGCCATCAACGAACTTGAGATGAAACTGGCAGCCATGGTCGGGGTTGATCATGGTATTGCCTGTGCATCGGGAACTGATGCCCTGCTCTTATCTCTGATGGCCCTGGGGATCGGTCCCGGTGACGAGGTGGTTACCACTCCCTTTACCTTCATTGCCACGGCGGAGACCATTGCTCTGGTGGGGGCAACCCCGGTTTTCATCGATATTGAGCCTGATACCTATATGATCAACCCTGATCTTCTCGAAGATGTTGTTTCGCCCCGGACCAAGGCGATTATTGCCGTCGATATTTTTGGTTTTTCGGCTGATTATGGACGTCTGCAGGCTTTTGCCGACTGCCATGGCGTCGCGCTCATTGAAGACGCCGCCCAGTCGCTCGGCGGCAGGTGGCAGGACAAGCAGTGTGGGTCATTCGGTACGCTGGCTGCAACTTCCTTTTTCCCCGCTAAACCTCTGGGCTGCTATGGTGACGGGGGGATGATTTTTACCCGGGATGCAGAGTGTGCCGAGCGGCTGAGTATGTTGCGTAATCATGGTCAAAATCAGCGTTATCACCACCAGTTGCTGGGTGTGAACAGTCGGCTCGATACCCTTCAAGCTGCTGTTTTGCTGGCCAAATTACCTTTTTTTGAGACGGAGATTGATCGTCGTCGAACCATAGCAGCCCGCTACTCTTCAGCCTTTGCCGCTTCTTTTCAGGTGCCGGTTGAAAAAATCGGCAGCCGTTCGGTCTATGCCCAGTACTCTCTTCGTTCGAAGTTCCGCGACCGGATACTGGAAACTCTCCGGAAGGCCGGAATCCCCACGGCAATTCATTATCCGATCCCCCTTCATCGTCAGGAGGTTTTTGCCCATCTTGGCTATCAGGAGGGCTGTCTGCCGATCGCCGAACAGGTTTGCAAAGAGATATTTTCGTTGCCGGTCCACCCCTTTCTCAGCGATGCAGAGGTGGAAATGATTATTGATTGCTCCATTGGTGCATTGAAATCGTAG
- a CDS encoding potassium transporter: MAVKHFNPPQLIVISFMVAIIFGSMVLMLPAAVNGPPLRFIDALFTSASAVCVTGLVVVDTGTRFTLFGQLTILALIQLGGLGIMTFSVVFVLLLGRKLAFREKLLISDAFSHLPVNDIRYLVRQILLFTVAIEGCGAVILFCCWLPDFSWPHAGYLAVFHAISAFCNAGFSLFSDSLTSYRHDIFVNLTVMVLIIAGGLGFLVIMEIPYVVRQRLRHQRVRLTLHSKLVLLVTVLLIVGGTCLLFLTEQVHTLSELSPGRGLLAAAFQAVSARTAGFNTLDIGSFGNPSLLIVILLMFVGASPGSCGGGVKTTAFGVFLLMCWSRFAGRDTVNLFGRTFPPSTIVDALTIIITASLVLIVFLLALSISEAQLHLPLAVEHGRFLHLLFEEVSAFATVGLSTGVTPTLTDPGKFLLVLLMFTGRVGPLTAVLVWARRRPHGRYQYAEEQVMIG, translated from the coding sequence ATGGCCGTCAAGCATTTCAATCCGCCGCAGCTTATTGTCATCAGTTTTATGGTGGCAATTATCTTCGGCAGCATGGTGCTCATGCTGCCGGCAGCGGTGAACGGACCGCCTTTGAGGTTTATTGATGCCCTCTTCACCTCAGCGTCGGCAGTGTGTGTCACCGGACTGGTGGTGGTTGATACCGGCACCCGGTTTACTCTGTTTGGTCAGTTGACGATTCTCGCCCTGATTCAGCTGGGCGGGCTGGGGATTATGACGTTTTCGGTGGTTTTTGTTCTGCTGCTGGGGCGCAAGCTGGCATTCCGGGAGAAGCTGCTGATCAGCGATGCCTTTTCTCACCTGCCCGTCAATGATATCCGCTACCTGGTGAGACAGATACTGCTTTTTACGGTTGCCATTGAGGGGTGTGGGGCGGTCATCCTTTTCTGCTGCTGGCTGCCTGATTTTTCCTGGCCCCATGCCGGCTACCTGGCTGTTTTCCATGCGATTTCAGCCTTTTGCAATGCCGGCTTTTCCCTTTTCAGTGACAGTCTGACAAGCTATCGCCATGATATTTTTGTCAACCTGACGGTCATGGTACTGATTATCGCCGGCGGCCTGGGATTTCTGGTGATCATGGAAATCCCCTATGTTGTCCGTCAGCGGCTGCGGCATCAACGGGTGCGGCTGACCCTGCACAGCAAGCTGGTTCTGCTGGTGACAGTGCTCCTGATTGTTGGTGGAACATGCTTGCTTTTTCTCACTGAACAGGTGCATACCCTGAGTGAACTATCGCCGGGCAGGGGACTGCTGGCGGCAGCTTTTCAGGCGGTCAGTGCCCGCACTGCCGGCTTCAACACTCTGGATATCGGCTCTTTTGGCAATCCTTCCCTGTTGATCGTCATCCTCTTGATGTTTGTCGGTGCTTCTCCGGGCTCCTGCGGCGGTGGAGTCAAGACAACAGCTTTCGGGGTTTTCCTGCTGATGTGCTGGAGCCGCTTTGCCGGTCGGGATACGGTCAACCTTTTTGGCCGTACTTTTCCCCCGAGCACGATTGTTGACGCGTTGACCATTATTATTACCGCCTCGCTTGTGCTGATAGTATTTCTGTTGGCATTATCGATTTCAGAGGCTCAGCTGCATCTGCCTTTGGCGGTTGAGCATGGTCGTTTTCTCCATCTACTTTTTGAAGAGGTGTCGGCTTTTGCCACTGTGGGACTTTCAACTGGCGTGACCCCGACCCTGACCGACCCGGGAAAATTCCTGCTTGTGCTGTTGATGTTTACCGGCCGGGTGGGACCTTTGACCGCCGTTCTGGTATGGGCCCGCCGCCGTCCCCATGGCAGGTATCAGTATGCCGAAGAACAGGTAATGATCGGCTGA
- a CDS encoding methyltransferase domain-containing protein, with the protein MDFKLKLRQSLRQMYDAAARQPLGLLGGVSPARGIALLEELGYATEDLQPLPDFQIGTSFPCGNPLPVIRNLQPSVVFDLGCGSGLDLCILAGDRQLNPALLGLDLSWELLSLARRARELLQLATTIQLVHADFSHLPYHHAFIDLISMNGSFNIIVDKASFFHDIASLLVPGGHLLIHDLLLVGDLPAGFADEVTNWSWNIGGAISDGELLRLATKASLSLVHLYKRELVEPVCRGEILLQKGTNSSSKMVPPGNRWQRQQ; encoded by the coding sequence ATGGATTTCAAGCTCAAACTGCGCCAATCACTACGCCAGATGTATGATGCCGCCGCCCGCCAGCCCCTCGGTTTGCTGGGAGGGGTCAGCCCGGCCCGCGGCATAGCCCTTTTAGAAGAACTCGGTTATGCCACCGAAGACCTCCAGCCCCTGCCTGATTTTCAGATCGGAACCAGTTTCCCCTGCGGCAACCCCCTGCCGGTCATCAGGAATCTGCAGCCATCCGTTGTTTTTGACCTGGGCTGCGGCAGCGGGCTTGACCTCTGCATCCTGGCTGGGGATCGCCAGCTGAACCCCGCTCTTCTCGGCCTTGATCTGAGCTGGGAGCTGCTCAGCCTGGCCAGGCGTGCCCGGGAGCTGCTGCAGCTTGCCACCACCATCCAGCTGGTTCATGCCGATTTCAGCCACCTTCCCTACCATCACGCTTTCATTGATCTGATCTCTATGAACGGCTCCTTCAATATTATCGTTGACAAAGCATCGTTTTTCCATGATATCGCCAGCCTGCTCGTCCCGGGAGGCCATCTCCTGATTCATGATCTGCTCCTGGTTGGTGATCTGCCTGCCGGATTTGCCGATGAGGTAACCAACTGGTCATGGAACATCGGTGGAGCCATCAGCGATGGTGAACTGCTCCGACTGGCGACCAAAGCATCACTCTCCCTTGTCCATCTCTACAAGAGGGAACTTGTGGAGCCAGTCTGTCGGGGAGAAATCCTCCTGCAGAAAGGAACTAACTCTTCATCGAAGATGGTGCCGCCCGGGAATCGCTGGCAGCGGCAACAGTGA
- a CDS encoding DNA photolyase, with translation MTKSMFQPTRVLVEQDAFSYPYTEEILQRLPAAEVVTIGHPDQELFHELDFSPAKTLLLMVHRGKFFKPCPGTAENYRCCLYQILHLGLGCSIGCSYCVLQGYLNNPFITQFVNLDDALRELDEVFSSHPDSFFRIGTGEFTDSLFMDPLTRLSAKLVPYFARQTHAVLELKTKSVAVDNLLQLEGEVGETIVSWSLNAPSVVAREELGAPSLKQRLAAAARCRQRGYRIGLHFDPLVFFPGWQQEYRETVRLIFDYLAPDDIIWISLGAFRYLPPMKEAIKEQHPESSIIYQEFVRGLDGKMRYFSGIRRAMYRHLVAEIRQHAPDVFLYFCMEHERLWLDVFGYAPTDNQQLSLWLDRCCHRYPAQK, from the coding sequence ATGACTAAAAGCATGTTTCAGCCGACCCGGGTGCTGGTGGAGCAGGATGCCTTTTCCTACCCTTACACGGAAGAAATTCTCCAGCGGCTGCCAGCCGCGGAGGTCGTTACCATCGGCCATCCTGACCAGGAGTTGTTCCATGAACTGGACTTTTCGCCGGCCAAAACCCTGCTGTTGATGGTTCACCGGGGTAAATTTTTCAAACCCTGTCCGGGGACGGCAGAGAACTACCGCTGCTGTCTTTACCAGATCCTCCATCTTGGCTTGGGCTGCAGCATCGGCTGCAGTTATTGTGTTTTGCAGGGGTATCTGAATAACCCCTTCATTACCCAGTTCGTCAATCTTGACGATGCTCTGCGTGAGCTTGATGAGGTGTTCAGCAGCCACCCTGACTCTTTTTTCCGCATCGGCACCGGTGAGTTCACCGATAGCCTGTTCATGGACCCCCTGACCCGGTTGTCGGCAAAGCTGGTACCCTATTTCGCCCGGCAGACACACGCCGTGCTGGAGTTGAAAACCAAAAGTGTAGCGGTGGACAACCTGTTGCAGCTTGAAGGGGAGGTTGGCGAAACGATCGTTTCCTGGAGTCTGAATGCACCGTCGGTGGTTGCCCGGGAGGAGCTGGGGGCGCCATCGCTTAAACAGCGACTGGCAGCCGCTGCCCGCTGCCGGCAGCGTGGGTATCGCATCGGTCTGCACTTCGATCCGCTGGTATTTTTTCCTGGCTGGCAGCAGGAGTATCGTGAAACGGTACGGTTGATCTTTGATTATCTTGCTCCTGATGATATTATCTGGATCTCACTGGGGGCGTTTCGTTATCTGCCGCCGATGAAAGAGGCGATCAAAGAGCAGCACCCCGAGAGTAGCATTATCTATCAGGAATTTGTCCGTGGACTGGATGGTAAAATGCGTTACTTCTCCGGTATTCGCCGTGCCATGTATCGCCATCTGGTGGCCGAAATCAGGCAGCATGCCCCCGATGTGTTTCTCTATTTCTGCATGGAACATGAACGGCTCTGGCTGGATGTCTTCGGCTATGCGCCGACTGACAACCAGCAGCTCTCTCTCTGGCTTGACCGGTGCTGCCATCGCTATCCGGCACAAAAATAA
- a CDS encoding ParB/RepB/Spo0J family partition protein, whose protein sequence is MVFSFPKQELISCTLSDLDFTDRRFPFSYGPLPETFLTSVEQIGIAVPPLLIHGPRGHVIVCGRRRLEAASAVFPPAQTIEARMVEADDEQRLFSLALWDNLAHRSFNLVETADIVWRLEELYDEPTIRADFLPHLGVPSKRRYLERYRAIVQLSPTIRLLLARGAMDGETVDIIKSWPAEDHELLMTVAHELVLNRNKLRQTVQNVDDLARRDGKKPAQVIHEVANSLPEGCHSAADFRQQLQVRLFPCLSAQENRFREFCSSLQLPRHVHLVAPPNFEGDEYTLEIRFRSPAEWRSACKWVSNLEGNRLDELFND, encoded by the coding sequence ATGGTTTTTTCTTTCCCGAAACAAGAGCTAATTTCCTGTACTCTCTCCGACTTGGATTTTACTGATCGCCGGTTCCCTTTTTCCTATGGGCCGTTGCCGGAAACGTTTCTTACTTCCGTTGAACAGATCGGCATTGCGGTGCCGCCCCTCTTGATCCATGGGCCGCGTGGACATGTCATTGTTTGTGGCCGGCGACGTCTGGAGGCAGCCTCGGCTGTTTTTCCGCCGGCGCAAACGATCGAAGCCAGAATGGTTGAGGCTGATGATGAACAACGCCTGTTTTCCCTGGCCTTGTGGGATAATCTCGCTCATCGTTCCTTCAACCTGGTGGAGACTGCCGACATTGTCTGGCGCCTGGAAGAGCTGTACGATGAGCCGACGATCAGGGCTGATTTCCTGCCCCATCTTGGTGTTCCTTCCAAACGACGGTATCTGGAACGTTATCGCGCCATTGTCCAGCTGTCACCCACCATCAGGCTACTGCTGGCCCGGGGGGCGATGGATGGGGAGACGGTTGACATCATAAAGAGCTGGCCGGCGGAAGATCATGAACTGCTGATGACGGTGGCCCATGAGTTGGTTCTGAACCGCAATAAATTGCGTCAGACGGTCCAGAATGTGGATGACCTTGCCCGTCGGGACGGCAAAAAACCCGCACAGGTGATCCATGAGGTTGCCAACTCTCTGCCCGAAGGTTGCCATTCGGCTGCAGATTTCCGCCAGCAGCTGCAGGTCAGGCTGTTTCCCTGTCTCAGTGCGCAGGAAAACCGTTTCCGGGAGTTCTGCTCATCTCTGCAGCTGCCCCGCCATGTCCACTTGGTCGCGCCGCCCAATTTTGAGGGTGACGAATATACCCTGGAGATCCGTTTTCGTTCGCCAGCGGAGTGGAGATCTGCTTGTAAGTGGGTGTCAAATCTTGAGGGTAACAGGCTTGATGAGCTTTTTAATGACTGA
- a CDS encoding 5'-methylthioadenosine/S-adenosylhomocysteine nucleosidase, with amino-acid sequence MMIGIITAFRHELAPLLAAQPWRQESYDGRSFYRRQLQGCGVVATSSGLGKVMAASTSQLMISRFQPLILINVGSCGGVAPHLKIGDQVLASSVVEYDFASLHKDVPRLQCAPSLVEMLADRVAGLHVGPVASADQNADTPAKRAWLHEQFQALAADWEGAAVVRVARRNGLPALVLRGVTDVGSDELEKEFSAHVDEVLPLLADTMEVMLEVLAELIRTGVIPRSEA; translated from the coding sequence ATGATGATTGGCATTATCACTGCTTTTCGCCATGAACTTGCACCGCTGCTGGCTGCCCAGCCGTGGCGGCAGGAATCTTATGACGGACGATCTTTTTACCGCCGTCAGTTACAAGGCTGCGGGGTGGTTGCCACCTCATCCGGACTAGGAAAGGTGATGGCCGCTTCCACCTCGCAACTGATGATCAGCCGTTTTCAGCCGCTTATACTGATCAATGTCGGTTCCTGTGGCGGGGTTGCCCCGCATCTGAAGATTGGCGACCAGGTTTTGGCCTCGTCGGTTGTTGAATATGATTTTGCCAGCCTGCATAAAGATGTTCCCCGCCTGCAGTGTGCGCCGTCGCTTGTTGAAATGCTGGCTGACCGGGTTGCCGGACTCCATGTGGGCCCGGTGGCTTCGGCCGACCAAAATGCTGATACACCAGCAAAAAGGGCCTGGCTTCATGAACAGTTTCAGGCGTTGGCAGCTGATTGGGAGGGGGCGGCGGTGGTTCGGGTTGCCCGGCGCAATGGATTGCCGGCGCTGGTATTACGCGGTGTTACTGATGTGGGTTCGGATGAGCTGGAAAAGGAGTTCAGTGCCCATGTGGATGAGGTCTTGCCGTTGCTGGCCGATACCATGGAAGTGATGCTTGAGGTGCTGGCTGAGTTGATCCGCACCGGCGTCATTCCACGTAGCGAGGCTTAA